One region of Diabrotica undecimpunctata isolate CICGRU chromosome 6, icDiaUnde3, whole genome shotgun sequence genomic DNA includes:
- the LOC140442606 gene encoding solute carrier family 22 member 3-like: MERTNKALQNHKKQNDEILEDIITKFPPWQLKISILMSLLKFPIAWFTLSIVFLAPPTQFWCTPPPTHRNLSLEKWLNISQELHFTQESLNSGSCKMVELESNETIPCKFGYSYNNSMFDSTIISEWDLVCGRGRLIDLSQATLMLGVLMGNILFGILADRYGRKLIIMLCITFQALFGIAASFAPNYWLFILLRSLVAITNGGTMVTSFVMCMEAVEDRWRAVIPILYQIPFGFGNTIMAIVAYFVRDWRYLHFILSVLCSLFILYYWYIQESPRWLLATGQKTEAISTIKKIAGQYNVDQKELRNYVTGLSNINFVRVPGSSIGGIFSTGELKKRNTLLCLNWMFSGITFYAFSQYLGQIGTNIFLTVATSGLVALPGTIACIFLVGKYGRRWTIASSYLFTASCFLFISLTPKGYFNNDWLRVVLSGFGIIGISVSTPALYLFTGELYPTVLRNAGVGMCLMCSRVGSMFAPFLITLEEKETALPLIILTSITLVQVALVLPLQETKNLKLLETVQDLEKI; encoded by the exons AAAGAACTAATAAAGCCCTGCAAAATCACAAAAAACAGAATGATGAAATATTAGAAGACATAATAACAAAGTTTCCACCGTGGCAATTAAAAATCTCAATACTGATGTCACTTTTAAAATTTCCAATTGCCTGGTTTACTTTAAGCATTGTTTTTTTGGCACCACCTACGCAGTTCTGGTGCACGCCGCCCCCCACCCACAGAAACCTTTCACTAGAAAAATGGctaaatatttctcaagaactaCATTTTACTCAG GAAAGCCTCAACAGCGGATCTTGTAAAATGGTCGAGTTAGAGAGTAATGAAACGATTCCTTGTAAATTTGGGTACAGCTACAATAACTCAATGTTCGATTCAACAATTATATCAGAATGGGACTTAGTTTGCGGAAGAGGACGTTTGATAGATTTGTCACAAGCGACACTGATGCTGGGTGTTCTTATGG GGAACATTTTATTTGGAATTCTGGCGGACCGATATGGAAGAAAACTGATAATAATGCTCTGTATAACTTTTCAAGCATTATTTGGCATAGCTGCTTCTTTTGCTCCAAATTACTGGTTGTTTATCCTTCTTCGAAGTTTGGTGGCAATAACTAATGGCGGCACGATGGTAACGTCCTTTGTAATGTGCATGGAAGCAGTTGAAGATAGATGGAGAGCTGTCATACCAATTCTATACCAGATACCATTTGGTTTTGGAAACACTATAATGGCTATCGTAGCTTATTTTGTAAGAGATTGGAGATATCTACATTTTATTCTTTCGGTTTTGTGTagtctatttattttatattattg GTACATACAGGAATCTCCGAGATGGCTTTTAGCGACCGGCCAAAAAACTGAAGCTATCTCAACTATAAAAAAGATAGCTGGACAGTACAATGTAGATCAAAAAGAACTTCGAAATTACGTAACAGGACTGTCCAATATAAATTTTGTGCGAGTACCAGGATCATCTATAGGTGGGATCTTTTCTACTGGAGAATTGAAAAAAAGGAATACATTGCTATGTTTAAATTG gATGTTTTCCGGCATAACGTTCTATGCATTTTCACAGTACTTAGGACAAATTGGTACGAATATTTTCTTAACTGTGGCTACCAGTGGACTAGTTGCTCTACCTGGAACCATCGCATGCATCTTCTTAGTTGGTAAATACGGAAGGAGATGGACCATAGCCAGTTCTTACTTATTTACAGCCAGTTGCTTTTTGTTCATTTCTCTTACACCaaaaggatattttaataatgattggTTACGAGTAGTACTTTCTGGTTTTGGAATAATTGGTATATCG GTTTCGACGCCAGCTCTATATCTATTTACAGGTGAACTATACCCTACAGTGTTACGAAACGCCGGAGTTGGTATGTGCCTTATGTGTTCAAGAGTGGGATCCATGTTCGCACCTTTTTTAATTACACTTGAAGAAAAGGAAACAGCATTACCTCTTATTATATTGACTTCGATAACTTTGGTACAGGTGGCACTAGTTTTACCGTTACAGGAAACGAAAAATTTAAAGTTGCTAGAGACAGTTCAAGATCTagagaaaatataa